A stretch of the Miscanthus floridulus cultivar M001 unplaced genomic scaffold, ASM1932011v1 fs_550_6, whole genome shotgun sequence genome encodes the following:
- the LOC136532214 gene encoding uncharacterized protein produces the protein MQQIQGIMDYFKTYRNDGYASSKVNATEIASEMGVEPLFPVKRRALRKKHFDENNSEEALLEGEKEFKVSYFTVIIDMAVRSLETRFQELESFRELFGFLMSSANLKALDGPELKLCCTTLAAVFSLNGSSDIDLNDLISKLSVLQFTLPDTPMTAMEIFEFVTKADCYPNASIAYRILFTMPVTVASAERSFSKLKLLKNYLRSTMSQERLNGLATLCIEKRLLDKIDIDTILNDFASRNV, from the coding sequence ATGCAGCAGATACAAGGCATAATGGATTACTTTAAAACCTATAGAAATGATGGGTATGCTTCTAGTAAGGTCAATGCAACGGAAATTGCATCTGAAATGGGTGTCGAGCCATTGTTCCCAGTAAAGCGGCGTGCTCTTAGAAAGAAGCATTTTGATGAAAATAATAGTGAGGAAGCACTCTTGGAAGGTGAGAAGGAATTTAAAGTTAGTTACTTCACGGTTATAATTGATATGGCAGTCCGTTCATTGGAGACTAGATTTCAAGAATTGGAATCATTCAGAGAATTATTTGGATTTTTAATGAGTTCAGCAAACTTGAAGGCATTGGATGGTCCTGAGCTAAAGTTGTGTTGCACAACACTAGCAGCAGTTTTCTCTCTAAATGGTTCATCTGACATTGATTTAAATGATCTAATTTCCAAGTTGAGTGTTCTACAATTCACTTTGCCAGATACACCCATGACAgctatggagatttttgagtttgttACAAAGGCTGATTGTTATCCTAATGCTTCCATTGCTTATCGGATCTTGTTTACTATGCCTGTGACTGTGGCATCAGCTGAAAGAAGCTTCTCAAAACtaaaattgttgaagaactatTTGAGATCTACAATGTCTCAAGAGAGGTTAAATGGTTTGGCAACATTATGCATTGAGAAGCGATTGTTGGATAAGATCGATATTGATACCATCCTCAATGACTTCGCATCGAGGAATGTGTGA
- the LOC136532217 gene encoding AT-hook motif nuclear-localized protein 1-like, whose translation MEAKQGEASAAPAPAPMAAAAAAAPVTAAAPEATVSFQQPAAAPAAAAEKGSSSAVLVPPLATAAATAGGSGAMALGPVLMKVPKKRGRPRKYGPDGSLIRPLNATPISASAPMPTSVAPGQYTPASAVGAAMKRGRGRHLDFAAAAAKQQQQHHQHQHHQLHHHHHQQPQQQFGFHFNSIGDMVACSAGANFTPHIITVAPGEDVTMKVISFSQQGPQAICILSANGVISNVTLRQPDSSGGTLTYEGRFELLSLSGSFMPTENSGTRSRSGGMSVSLASPDGRVVGGGVAGLLVAASPVQIVVGSFLPSYQMEQKNKKPRVDVAPATVPQTPPAVPISSVDTHSSEQGQQSSAAQRGMTSGGAYGVDQSWAFPAQQPMAEVSRTPSSGDLKMTASGS comes from the exons ATGGAGGCCAAGCAGGGGGAAGCGAGTGccgcgcctgcgcctgcgcctaTGGCGGcggctgcagcagcagcaccgGTTACGGCGGCGGCACCAGAGGCGACGGTGAGCTTCCAGCAACCGGCGGCGGCGCCAGCCGCGGCGGCAGAGAAGGGTAGCTCGAGCGCCGTGCTGGTGCCGCCTCTggctacggcggcggcgacggcgggagGCAGCGGCGCGATGGCGCTCGGGCCGGTGCTGATGAAGGTGCCGAAGAAGCGCGGGCGGCCGCGCAAGTACGGGCCGGATGGGAGTCTGATCCGCCCGCTCAACGCCACGCCGATCTCGGCGTCCGCGCCCATGCCGACCTCCGTGGCGCCGGGGCAGTACACGCCGGCGTCCGCGGTGGGCGCCGCCATGAAGCGCGGCAGGGGACGGCACCTCgacttcgccgccgccgccgccaagcagcagcagcagcaccaccagcaccagcaccaccagctccaccaccaccaccaccagcagccgcagcagcagtTCGGCTTCCACTTCAACTCTATAG GTGACATGGTGGCATGTTCTGCTGGTGCAAATTTCACTCCACATATAATTACCGTTGCTCCTGGTGAG GATGTGACGATGAAGGTTATATCATTTTCGCAACAAGGACCACAGGCTATCTGTATTCTCTCAGCAAACGGTGTGATATCGAACGTTACACTTCGTCAGCCTGATTCCTCTGGTGGCACGTTAACTTATGAG GGCCGCTTTGAGTTGCTGTCCTTGTCTGGGTCCTTTATGCCAACTGAAAACAGTGGAACACGAAGTCGATCAGGTGGGATGAGCGTGTCTCTTGCGAGCCCAGACGGTCGTGTTGTCggtggaggagttgccggcctGCTGGTGGCAGCAAGTCCTGTTCAG ATTGTGGTCGGGAGCTTCCTGCCAAGCTaccagatggagcagaagaacaaGAAGCCGCGGGTGGACGTGGCGCCTGCCACCGTCCCTCAGACGCCTCCCGCGGTCCCGATCTCGAGCGTGGACACCCACAGCAGCGAGCAAGGGCAGCAGAGCTCTGCGGCCCAGAGAGGGATGACCTCAGGAGGAGCCTACGGCGTGGACCAGAGCTGGGCATTCCCTGCGCAGCAGCCGATGGCGGAGGTGTCCAGGACGCCGTCGTCTGGGGACCTGAAGATGACCGCGTCCGGATCATGA
- the LOC136532215 gene encoding uncharacterized protein: MHKFLKNNPNTSRDPNELAIVVWKEPTQIIPEDEGPPDDNVGINMEENNVSNDEHIFNSNTTENSSLDEEQVCHMDIYDPRNWDNLDNKASDILVEKGPIREENSVFPFDDNLRHFAYSHYHRKMSNGELHDRKWLVYSKHLDKVFCFCCKLFNSKKCKSSLGNDGYRDWKHINERLKEHEITVEHITNMNSWNELRTRLGKQETIDKELQQQISKEKERMRQVLMRIVAIVKFLGRRNLAFRGSNEQLYNDQNGNFLACVEMVAEFDLVMQDHLRRIQNNDIHYHYLSHKIQNELISLMASDITNSIIKIVKEAKYFSVILDCTPDVSHQEQMTLLVRCVNMSEGKIKIEEYFLGFLKVDDTSGSRLFNILVDSIKSFGLNIDDIRGQGYNNGSNMKGKHKGVQSRLRDINPRALYMPCACHSLNLTLCDMAKSCSKADSFFGIVQRIYVLFAGSTKR, from the coding sequence ATGCATAAGTTTTTGAAGAATAATCCAAACACTTCAAGAGATCCAAACGAGTTGGCGATAGTTGTCTGGAAGGAACCAACACAGATTATTCCAGAAGATGAAGGTCCTCCTGATGACAATGTTGGCATtaacatggaagaaaacaatgtgAGTAATGATGAGCACATATTTAATTCAAATACTACAGAAAATAGTAGTCTTGATGAGGAACAGGTGTGTCACATGGATATTTATGATCCAAGAAATTGGGATAATCTTGATAACAAAGCAAGTGATATATTAGTTGAAAAGGGGCCTATAAGAGAAGAGAATAGTGTATTCCCTTTCGACGATAATTTAAGGCATTTTGCATATTCTCATTATCATAGAAAAATGAGTAATGGAGAGCTACATGATAGGAAATGGCTAGTTTATTCCAAACACTTGGATAAAGTATTTTGCTTTTGTTGTAAGCTTTTTAATTCTAAAAAGTGCAAGAGTTCATTGGGGAATGATGGGTATAGAGACTGGAAACATATCAATGAGAGGCTGAAGGAACATGAAATTACTGTTGAGCATATTACCAATATGAACTCATGGAATGAATTGAGAACTAGATTAGGCAAACAAGAGACAATTGATAAAGAGTTACAGCAGCAAATCTCCAAGGAGAAAGAGCGCATGAGGCAAGTACTGATGAGAATAGTTGCCATTGTAAAATTCCTTGGTAGACGTAATTTAGCTTTTAGAGGATCTAACGAGCAGCTTTATAATGACCAAAATGGCAATTTCTTAGCTTGTGTTGAGATGGTCGCAGAGTTTGATTTGGTAATGCAAGACCATCTTAGACGTATtcaaaataatgatattcattatCATTATCTTAGCCACAAAATTCAGAATGAGTTGATTTCTCTTATGGCTTCTGACATTACAAATTCTATCATCAAGATTGTTAAAGAGGCCAAATATTTCTCAGTTATTCTTGATTGCACCCCAGATGTTAGTCATCAAGAACAAATGACTTTGTTGGTTCGATGTGTTAACATGAGTGAAGGTAAAATTAAAATAGAGGAGTACTTTCTTGGTTTTCTGAAGGTAGATGACACATCTGGTTCTAGGCTCTTCAATATTTTGGTTGATTCCATTAAATCCTTTGGTCTTAACATTGATGATATTAGGGGACAAGGTTATAATAATGGTTCTAATATGAAAGGAAAACACAAGGGAGTTCAAAGTCGATTGCGTGATATAAATCCAAGAGCCTTGTATATGCCATGTGCTTGCCACAGTCTTAATCTTACTCTTTGTGATATGGCTAAGTCTTGTAGCAAAGCTGACTCCTTTTTTGGAATTGTGCAACGGATATATGTCTTATTTGCTGGTTCTACTAAAAGATGA